A portion of the Sandaracinobacteroides saxicola genome contains these proteins:
- a CDS encoding phage portal protein yields MRWPFFRKAAAPAAPLRRWALPGGGGEVPQGYEAQLRAGYGRNAIAQRAVRMVAEAAASAPLMVDGVDHPCIALVAGELVETLATQLLLHGNAFVETGLNHAGMPAALWALRPERMTLETDVAGWPKTWLYRAGGSIARYAAEGDAAAPGLLHLKMVNPLDDHFGMGCLGAASDAVALLNRAAAWNAALLDNAARPSGALLLDGKDGWLSPEQVDRLRDELERAFQGAANAGRPMLLEGGLRWQAMAMTPAEMDFARAREAAAREVALAFGVPPMLLGLPGDATYANYAQANVALWRLTVLPLLGKILRRLSGHLGLWWPGVQLSVDLDAVPALWSDRESLWRHVGAADFLSRDEKRALLGWGAEA; encoded by the coding sequence ATGCGCTGGCCGTTTTTCCGGAAGGCGGCGGCGCCGGCGGCTCCGCTGCGGCGCTGGGCGCTGCCGGGGGGCGGCGGGGAAGTGCCGCAGGGCTATGAGGCGCAGCTGCGCGCCGGCTATGGGCGCAATGCCATCGCCCAGCGGGCGGTGCGGATGGTGGCGGAGGCGGCGGCGAGCGCGCCGCTGATGGTGGACGGGGTCGACCATCCATGCATCGCGCTGGTGGCGGGGGAGCTGGTGGAGACGCTGGCGACGCAGCTGCTGCTGCACGGCAATGCGTTCGTGGAAACGGGGCTGAATCATGCCGGCATGCCGGCGGCGCTGTGGGCGCTGCGGCCGGAGCGGATGACGCTGGAGACGGATGTTGCGGGCTGGCCGAAGACCTGGCTGTATCGGGCGGGGGGCAGCATCGCGCGCTATGCCGCGGAGGGCGACGCCGCGGCGCCGGGGTTGCTGCACCTGAAGATGGTGAATCCGCTGGATGACCATTTCGGCATGGGCTGCCTGGGGGCGGCGAGCGATGCGGTGGCGCTGCTCAATCGCGCGGCGGCGTGGAATGCGGCGCTGCTGGACAACGCGGCGCGGCCGAGCGGCGCGCTGCTGCTGGACGGCAAGGACGGCTGGCTGTCGCCGGAGCAGGTGGACCGGCTGCGCGACGAGCTGGAGCGGGCGTTCCAGGGGGCGGCCAATGCCGGGCGGCCGATGCTGCTGGAGGGCGGCCTGCGCTGGCAGGCGATGGCGATGACGCCGGCGGAGATGGATTTTGCTCGGGCGCGCGAGGCGGCGGCGCGGGAGGTGGCGCTGGCGTTCGGCGTGCCGCCGATGCTGCTGGGGCTGCCCGGTGATGCCACCTATGCCAATTATGCCCAGGCCAATGTGGCGCTGTGGCGGCTGACGGTGCTGCCGCTGCTGGGGAAGATCTTGCGGCGGCTGTCGGGGCATCTGGGGCTGTGGTGGCCGGGGGTGCAGTTGTCGGTGGACCTGGATGCGGTGCCGGCGCTGTGGAGCGACCGGGAGAGCCTGTGGCGGCATGTCGGGGCGGCGGACTTTTTGAGCCGGGACGAGAAGCGCGCCTTGCTGGGCTGGGGGGCGGAGGCATGA
- a CDS encoding phage major tail protein, TP901-1 family: MAIERGAAFLLKLGDGAVPPGFVTVAGMRTTQLSMAAETVVVTNKGSGGWRELLSGAGVRSVSVSGAGVFTGSAAEMQLKAAALSGDILACELSFEGGERLRGSFQVARLDYSGDFNGERTYAVMLESSGAVVAA, from the coding sequence ATGGCGATTGAGCGGGGCGCGGCGTTTCTGCTGAAGCTGGGCGATGGCGCGGTGCCGCCGGGCTTTGTGACCGTGGCGGGGATGCGGACGACGCAGCTGAGCATGGCGGCGGAAACGGTGGTGGTGACCAACAAGGGCAGCGGCGGCTGGCGCGAATTGTTGAGCGGAGCCGGGGTGCGCTCGGTCTCGGTGAGCGGGGCGGGGGTGTTCACCGGGTCGGCGGCGGAGATGCAGCTGAAGGCGGCGGCGCTGAGCGGCGACATCCTGGCGTGCGAGCTGAGTTTCGAGGGGGGCGAGCGGCTGCGCGGCAGCTTCCAGGTGGCGCGGCTGGATTACAGCGGCGATTTCAACGGCGAGCGGACCTATGCGGTGATGCTGGAGAGCAGCGGCGCGGTGGTGGCGGCATGA
- a CDS encoding DUF2460 domain-containing protein — MLRHWLAEAGDRQRWESVKRFTPRLWTVAFPRPMTATLAAPGADELTVTLAFVRRNDLAGLVWESVDRWSHPLLGYETRRDYRGCVWRFRWQAGAGVKPLDAVNGPTLTVEGRDAAGVPRTWYVRLWNYAVGTPWDAVVTLDFDALAGGFLHPAEADPLWAGDIDRLSISLVAADYDGVEAPLAAAVETAVTLSGMRCDGPGSVLRLGDAFVPAHGVAMASGYDDSCHQAPERLVEQWIALGYRGLVNHYVGMSHYYAVAWDGSGYRVNAARTLGAPAAAWHAALARACAAAGLGLIWSLSFEIFAANAPLDWVQRKADGSIGLTGWQPPSALVSPCHAAAVGWLCEVAAAFADMALAAGLPLHVQVGEPWWWVGADHAPCFYDPATRAAWAAERAVPMPVVTDVRVAVDAGTAAMLDWLGGKLAAATFAVRDRVRALGAVSYLLFYAPQVLGVAELHRANMPAAWAAPAWDVLQLEDYDFVTGGDALGMARARDAVTGALGYPAAGQHYLSGFVLRGEERFVQWPRIVAAAGEARARGVAAVFLWAWPQVARDGLTLWASGEDGVGTSGADAFHDVRFPLELGYNAAGGPEFSTQVALMASGHEQRNSAWASARLRFDAGLGVRSEADLVALVAFYRARRGPAHGFRFRDPLDSSSAADNGAPAAGDQWLGVGDGVRSAFALVKRYGEGGDCEVRRVTRAVPGTVRVAVDGVPVTDWLLGDGGVVELAAAPAAGAVVSAGFRFDVPVRFAEDRLDVSITGWRVGELPSVPLVELREAP; from the coding sequence ATGCTGCGGCACTGGCTGGCGGAGGCGGGGGATCGGCAGCGGTGGGAGAGCGTGAAGCGCTTCACGCCGCGGCTGTGGACGGTGGCGTTCCCGCGACCGATGACGGCGACGCTGGCGGCGCCGGGCGCGGACGAACTGACGGTGACGCTGGCGTTCGTGCGGCGCAACGACCTGGCGGGGCTGGTGTGGGAGAGCGTGGACCGCTGGAGCCATCCGCTGCTCGGCTATGAAACGCGACGGGACTATCGGGGCTGCGTGTGGCGGTTCCGCTGGCAGGCGGGGGCGGGGGTGAAGCCGCTGGACGCGGTCAATGGCCCGACGCTGACGGTCGAGGGGCGGGACGCGGCGGGGGTGCCTCGCACCTGGTATGTGCGGTTGTGGAATTACGCCGTGGGGACGCCGTGGGACGCGGTGGTGACGCTGGATTTCGATGCGCTGGCCGGCGGGTTCCTGCATCCGGCGGAAGCGGACCCACTGTGGGCGGGGGATATCGACCGGCTGTCGATCTCGCTGGTGGCGGCGGATTATGACGGCGTGGAGGCACCGCTGGCGGCGGCGGTGGAGACGGCGGTGACGCTGTCAGGGATGCGGTGCGACGGCCCGGGATCGGTGTTGCGACTGGGGGATGCGTTCGTGCCGGCGCATGGCGTGGCGATGGCGAGCGGTTATGACGACAGCTGCCACCAGGCGCCGGAGCGGCTGGTCGAGCAGTGGATCGCGCTGGGGTATCGGGGGCTGGTCAACCACTATGTCGGCATGAGCCATTATTATGCCGTGGCGTGGGATGGTTCGGGCTATCGGGTGAACGCGGCGCGGACGCTGGGGGCGCCGGCGGCGGCCTGGCACGCGGCGCTGGCGCGGGCGTGCGCGGCGGCGGGGCTGGGGCTGATCTGGTCCTTGTCGTTCGAGATTTTCGCGGCGAATGCGCCGCTGGACTGGGTGCAGCGTAAGGCGGACGGGAGCATCGGGCTGACGGGGTGGCAGCCGCCTTCGGCGCTGGTGTCGCCGTGCCATGCGGCGGCGGTGGGCTGGCTGTGCGAGGTGGCGGCGGCGTTCGCGGACATGGCACTGGCGGCGGGGTTGCCGCTGCATGTGCAGGTGGGCGAACCCTGGTGGTGGGTGGGGGCGGATCATGCGCCCTGTTTCTACGACCCGGCGACGCGGGCCGCCTGGGCCGCGGAGCGGGCGGTGCCGATGCCGGTGGTGACGGACGTGCGGGTGGCGGTGGATGCCGGGACGGCGGCGATGCTCGACTGGCTGGGGGGGAAGCTGGCGGCGGCGACCTTCGCGGTTCGGGACCGGGTGCGGGCGCTGGGGGCGGTGAGCTATCTGTTGTTCTATGCGCCGCAGGTGCTGGGCGTGGCGGAGCTGCATCGGGCGAACATGCCGGCGGCCTGGGCGGCGCCGGCATGGGATGTGTTGCAGCTGGAGGATTATGATTTCGTGACCGGTGGTGACGCGCTGGGGATGGCGCGCGCGAGGGACGCGGTGACGGGGGCGCTGGGGTATCCGGCGGCGGGGCAGCATTACCTGTCGGGCTTCGTGCTGCGGGGCGAGGAGCGGTTCGTGCAGTGGCCGCGGATCGTGGCGGCGGCGGGGGAGGCGCGCGCGCGGGGGGTGGCGGCGGTGTTCCTGTGGGCCTGGCCGCAGGTGGCGCGCGACGGACTGACATTATGGGCGAGCGGGGAGGATGGCGTGGGGACAAGCGGGGCGGATGCGTTTCATGATGTGCGGTTTCCGCTGGAGCTGGGGTATAATGCGGCGGGCGGCCCGGAGTTTTCGACGCAGGTGGCGCTGATGGCCTCTGGCCATGAGCAGCGGAACAGCGCCTGGGCGAGCGCGCGGTTGCGCTTCGATGCCGGGCTGGGGGTCAGGTCCGAGGCGGACCTGGTGGCGCTGGTGGCCTTTTATCGGGCGCGGCGGGGCCCGGCGCACGGGTTCCGTTTTCGCGATCCGCTGGACAGCAGCTCGGCGGCGGACAATGGCGCGCCGGCGGCGGGGGATCAGTGGCTGGGCGTGGGGGACGGCGTGCGCTCGGCCTTCGCGCTGGTGAAACGCTATGGCGAGGGCGGGGACTGCGAGGTGCGGCGGGTGACGCGGGCGGTGCCGGGGACGGTGCGGGTGGCAGTGGACGGGGTGCCGGTGACGGACTGGCTGCTGGGCGATGGCGGCGTCGTGGAACTGGCGGCGGCGCCGGCGGCGGGGGCGGTGGTGAGCGCGGGGTTCCGCTTCGATGTGCCGGTGCGCTTTGCCGAGGACCGGCTGGATGTCTCGATCACCGGCTGGCGCGTGGGGGAATTGCCGAGCGTGCCGCTGGTCGAGTTGCGGGAGGCGCCCTGA
- a CDS encoding helix-turn-helix domain-containing protein — translation MQSRVRDLRRSKGLTLADVAARCTPPTTAVTIGRLETGARILTLPWVNRIAAALQVNPAELLHNEDDPEIPVAATLTADGAEALTSPLMLAKPAAPAKPVGLTVESSVGDYRAGDQLWLETLQPEHFARAVNTDVLVPRPVGRFVFGRLIALEGNKLQVQPHRPGARQIIVADAPWLATTKTLIRRL, via the coding sequence ATGCAGTCCCGCGTCCGCGACCTCCGCCGCTCCAAGGGCCTCACGCTGGCCGACGTCGCCGCCCGCTGCACGCCCCCCACCACCGCCGTCACCATCGGCCGCCTGGAAACCGGCGCCCGCATCCTCACGCTCCCCTGGGTCAACCGCATCGCCGCCGCGCTTCAGGTCAACCCGGCCGAGCTGCTCCATAACGAGGACGATCCCGAAATCCCCGTCGCCGCCACGCTGACGGCGGACGGCGCCGAAGCCCTCACCTCTCCGCTGATGCTCGCCAAGCCCGCGGCCCCCGCCAAACCCGTTGGATTGACAGTGGAATCCTCGGTCGGCGACTATCGCGCCGGCGACCAGCTCTGGCTCGAAACACTGCAACCCGAGCATTTCGCCCGTGCCGTCAACACCGATGTCCTGGTGCCCCGCCCCGTCGGCCGCTTCGTCTTCGGCCGCCTCATCGCGCTCGAGGGCAACAAGCTCCAGGTCCAACCCCACCGCCCCGGCGCCCGCCAGATCATCGTCGCCGACGCCCCCTGGCTCGCCACCACAAAGACGCTTATCCGCCGCCTGTAA
- a CDS encoding head-tail connector protein: METVGAVPAVSLAEVKAFLRVTHDAEDALIAALARAATEAVEAWTGQLLIERSVSVDVAVTGPRLRFPLWPLVRVEAVSWLPRTGAAPGAVNGWSVAVDAAGASWVTHGLDVRDGLLRVGARVGLAKDWNGVPETARLAVCRLAAVGFARRDGGEGSAMPADVAAALLPLRRVAL; this comes from the coding sequence ATGGAGACTGTGGGCGCGGTGCCGGCGGTGTCGCTGGCGGAGGTGAAGGCCTTCCTGCGGGTGACGCATGACGCCGAGGATGCGCTGATCGCGGCGCTGGCGCGGGCGGCGACGGAGGCGGTGGAGGCCTGGACGGGGCAATTGCTGATCGAGCGCAGTGTTTCGGTTGACGTGGCGGTGACCGGGCCCAGGTTGCGGTTTCCGCTGTGGCCGCTGGTGCGGGTGGAGGCGGTGAGCTGGCTGCCACGCACGGGGGCGGCGCCGGGCGCGGTGAATGGCTGGAGCGTGGCGGTGGATGCGGCGGGCGCGAGCTGGGTGACGCATGGGCTGGACGTGCGCGACGGGCTGTTGCGCGTGGGGGCGCGGGTGGGCCTGGCGAAGGACTGGAACGGGGTGCCGGAGACGGCGCGGCTGGCGGTGTGCCGGCTGGCGGCGGTGGGCTTTGCCCGGCGCGATGGCGGCGAGGGGTCGGCGATGCCGGCGGATGTGGCGGCGGCGCTGCTGCCGCTGCGGCGGGTGGCGCTGTGA
- a CDS encoding phage head completion protein: MSGELSGALRERVVIEQRLGAGWAAGEPRWAEVVPETAGVVQADGETRVQRRRWWVRCRAEFVPNLSMRVRWRGRALRLLRREEDPRAPGEVRMLVEDMDG, encoded by the coding sequence GTGAGCGGCGAGCTGTCGGGTGCGCTGCGCGAGCGGGTGGTGATCGAGCAGCGGCTGGGCGCGGGCTGGGCGGCGGGGGAACCGCGCTGGGCCGAGGTGGTGCCGGAGACGGCGGGCGTGGTGCAGGCGGATGGCGAGACGCGGGTGCAGCGCCGGCGCTGGTGGGTGCGGTGCCGGGCGGAGTTCGTGCCGAACCTGTCGATGCGGGTGCGCTGGCGCGGGCGGGCGTTGCGCCTGCTGCGGCGCGAGGAGGATCCGCGCGCGCCGGGCGAGGTGCGGATGCTGGTGGAGGATATGGATGGTTGA
- a CDS encoding phage fiber-tail adaptor protein, producing the protein MELFLKDPVGSLDYSVAWGGEWLAGRSIVSSDWSVLPVEAGGIVCGAAAVADGVAAVSLSGGIAGRVYRVSNQVTLSDGARDARLLLVRVEAR; encoded by the coding sequence ATGGAGCTGTTCCTGAAGGATCCGGTGGGGAGCCTGGATTATTCGGTGGCCTGGGGTGGCGAGTGGCTGGCGGGGCGGTCGATTGTGTCGAGCGACTGGTCGGTGCTGCCGGTGGAGGCCGGGGGGATCGTGTGCGGCGCCGCGGCGGTGGCGGATGGCGTGGCGGCGGTGAGCCTGTCGGGCGGGATCGCGGGGCGGGTCTATCGGGTGAGCAACCAGGTGACGCTGAGCGATGGGGCGCGTGACGCGCGGCTGTTGCTGGTGCGGGTGGAGGCGCGGTGA
- a CDS encoding GTA-gp10 family protein: MSGQVNPLRGEVSLALEGGEMAFRPSFAALVAAEAEVGSLFALIERAGLGDLRIGEMIALLWHCRARRDESETREAFSERALAAGVVALMPVVKVLFMQLLSGA; the protein is encoded by the coding sequence ATGAGCGGCCAGGTCAATCCGTTGCGGGGTGAGGTGTCGCTGGCGCTGGAGGGCGGCGAAATGGCGTTCCGGCCAAGCTTTGCCGCGCTGGTGGCGGCGGAGGCGGAGGTGGGGTCCCTGTTCGCGCTCATTGAGCGGGCAGGGCTGGGGGATTTGCGCATCGGCGAGATGATCGCGCTGCTGTGGCATTGCCGGGCGCGGCGGGATGAGAGCGAGACGCGGGAGGCGTTTTCGGAGCGGGCGCTGGCGGCGGGCGTGGTGGCGCTGATGCCGGTGGTGAAGGTCTTGTTCATGCAGCTTTTGTCGGGGGCTTGA
- a CDS encoding phage tail assembly chaperone translates to MLDFAGRALWAARVATGVLGWSPADFWAATPAELRLAVEGRAGRFGDEGALDSVALARLQEMLPDG, encoded by the coding sequence ATGCTGGATTTCGCGGGGCGTGCGCTTTGGGCGGCGCGGGTGGCGACAGGGGTGCTGGGCTGGTCGCCGGCGGATTTCTGGGCGGCGACGCCGGCGGAATTGCGGCTGGCGGTGGAGGGCCGGGCCGGGCGGTTCGGGGATGAGGGAGCGCTGGACAGCGTGGCACTGGCGCGGTTGCAGGAGATGTTGCCCGATGGATGA
- a CDS encoding phage major capsid protein, which translates to MSDYEVKADAIADVAFGGDGPDHGAEIATLRGEVAALSKRLVERGRPLLSEVKAAKAEGGFAERYLRKGLEPLVEVKRLSGSAGSEGGVAVPVEIDSAIEVALRAASPLRQIATVVRVGSANYRKLVAKGGFASGWVSQTGARPETATPDFVEVTPPVGELYANPAASQAMLDDAMFDVEGWLASEVAAEFARAEGIAFVNGTGINQPKGFLTGQTSADGDAARPWGTVQHVASGLAGNFAPGTGPDKLIDAVHALKPGYRQGACWVMNSNTLARLRKFKDGDGVFVWRPGIGEGVPATLLGYPVVEADAMPDVGPDSLSIAFGNFAAAYVIADRAETAVLRDPYSNKPFVHFYATRRVGGALVNSEAVKLIKFSVV; encoded by the coding sequence ATGAGCGACTATGAGGTGAAGGCGGATGCGATTGCGGATGTGGCGTTCGGCGGCGATGGGCCCGACCATGGCGCGGAGATCGCGACGCTGCGCGGCGAGGTGGCGGCGCTGTCCAAGCGGCTGGTGGAGCGGGGGCGGCCGCTGCTGAGCGAGGTGAAGGCGGCGAAGGCGGAAGGCGGTTTTGCCGAGCGCTATCTGCGCAAGGGTCTGGAGCCGCTGGTCGAAGTGAAGCGGCTGAGCGGCTCGGCGGGGTCCGAGGGCGGCGTGGCGGTGCCGGTGGAGATCGACAGCGCGATCGAGGTGGCGCTGCGCGCGGCCTCCCCCCTTCGCCAGATCGCCACGGTGGTGCGGGTGGGCAGTGCCAATTACCGCAAGCTGGTGGCGAAGGGCGGCTTCGCCAGCGGCTGGGTGAGCCAGACGGGCGCCCGGCCGGAGACGGCGACGCCGGATTTCGTGGAGGTGACGCCGCCGGTGGGCGAGCTGTACGCCAATCCGGCGGCGAGCCAGGCGATGCTGGATGACGCGATGTTCGACGTCGAGGGCTGGCTGGCGAGCGAAGTGGCGGCGGAGTTCGCGCGGGCGGAGGGCATCGCCTTTGTGAATGGCACGGGCATCAACCAGCCGAAGGGGTTTCTGACGGGGCAGACGAGCGCGGACGGGGATGCCGCGCGGCCCTGGGGCACGGTGCAGCATGTGGCGAGCGGGCTGGCGGGCAATTTCGCGCCCGGCACCGGACCCGACAAGCTGATCGATGCGGTGCATGCGCTGAAGCCCGGCTACCGGCAGGGGGCGTGCTGGGTGATGAACAGCAACACGCTGGCGCGGTTGCGGAAATTCAAGGACGGCGACGGCGTGTTCGTGTGGCGGCCGGGGATCGGCGAGGGGGTGCCGGCGACGCTGCTGGGCTATCCGGTGGTGGAGGCCGATGCCATGCCGGACGTGGGGCCGGACAGCCTGAGCATCGCGTTCGGCAATTTCGCCGCCGCCTATGTGATCGCCGACCGGGCGGAGACGGCGGTGCTGCGCGATCCCTATTCCAACAAGCCGTTCGTGCATTTCTATGCGACGCGGCGGGTGGGCGGCGCGCTGGTGAACAGCGAGGCGGTGAAGCTGATAAAATTTAGCGTCGTTTAA
- a CDS encoding tail tape measure protein, with the protein MDEELESLVVKVRADGAGFAREVAAMRRELSEGIGEGAGAAARGLENALLRATRNGRVGFDDLGRAALRTLGQIAAEALKIEVGGGGQGALTAAIAGLLGAPGRAVGGLVSPGKAYRVGEAGPETFVPASSGRIVPHGGGGRGPVNVTVNVAVPRDAGAPFMARTGAQIARQLRQVMGSV; encoded by the coding sequence ATGGATGAGGAACTGGAGAGCCTGGTGGTGAAGGTGCGCGCCGATGGCGCGGGGTTCGCGCGCGAGGTGGCGGCGATGCGGCGCGAGCTGAGCGAGGGGATCGGCGAGGGCGCGGGCGCGGCGGCGCGCGGGCTGGAGAATGCCTTGTTGCGGGCAACGCGCAATGGCCGGGTGGGCTTTGACGATCTGGGGCGGGCGGCGCTGCGGACGCTGGGGCAGATCGCGGCCGAGGCGCTGAAGATCGAGGTGGGCGGTGGCGGGCAGGGTGCGTTGACGGCGGCGATTGCCGGCCTGCTGGGGGCGCCGGGGCGCGCTGTGGGCGGGCTGGTGTCGCCGGGGAAGGCCTATCGCGTGGGCGAGGCGGGGCCGGAAACCTTCGTGCCGGCATCCTCGGGCCGGATCGTGCCGCATGGCGGCGGCGGGCGCGGGCCGGTGAATGTGACGGTGAATGTGGCGGTGCCGCGCGACGCCGGGGCACCGTTCATGGCGCGGACCGGGGCGCAGATCGCGCGGCAGTTGCGCCAGGTGATGGGGAGCGTTTGA
- a CDS encoding DUF3168 domain-containing protein has protein sequence MAASLAVQAMLVAALEADPALAGVGVHDAPPPDAAVPYVTVGPDVARDWGWKGGGGVEHRLTLTLWERGEGVADAKRLLAAVERAVAALEPEQDGFRLLLNRLERGSVRRTGGLWTQGLLEWRMVTVWENGDGD, from the coding sequence ATGGCCGCCAGCCTGGCGGTGCAGGCGATGCTGGTGGCGGCGCTGGAGGCCGATCCCGCGCTGGCGGGGGTGGGGGTGCATGACGCGCCGCCGCCCGATGCGGCGGTGCCCTATGTGACGGTGGGGCCGGATGTGGCGCGCGACTGGGGCTGGAAGGGTGGCGGCGGGGTGGAGCACCGGCTGACGCTGACGCTGTGGGAGCGCGGTGAGGGGGTGGCGGACGCGAAGCGGTTGTTGGCGGCGGTGGAGCGCGCGGTGGCGGCGCTAGAACCGGAGCAGGATGGCTTTCGGCTGCTGCTGAACCGGCTGGAGCGGGGATCGGTGCGGCGCACGGGCGGGCTGTGGACGCAGGGGCTGCTGGAATGGCGGATGGTGACGGTGTGGGAGAATGGCGATGGCGATTGA
- a CDS encoding HK97 family phage prohead protease, whose product MSAVVRIAGYVSRFDSVDRGGDVVRRGAFAEVKAGVPLLWQHDVTRPVGRVESLSEDARGLRMVAAVAADSAGGAEALALVRGGAVTGLSFGYRVKRARGLPGGGRELLKLELIECSIVTLPMQDAARIGAVEGVDGAEVERLA is encoded by the coding sequence ATGAGCGCGGTGGTGCGGATCGCGGGCTATGTCAGCCGGTTCGACAGCGTGGATCGGGGCGGCGATGTGGTGCGGCGCGGGGCGTTCGCCGAGGTGAAGGCCGGCGTGCCCCTGCTGTGGCAGCATGATGTGACGCGGCCGGTGGGGCGGGTGGAGAGCCTTTCCGAGGATGCGCGGGGGTTGCGGATGGTGGCGGCGGTGGCGGCGGACAGTGCGGGGGGCGCGGAGGCGCTGGCGCTGGTGCGCGGCGGCGCGGTGACGGGCCTGAGTTTCGGTTATCGCGTGAAGCGGGCGCGCGGGCTGCCGGGTGGCGGGCGCGAGCTGCTGAAGCTGGAGCTGATCGAATGTTCGATCGTGACGCTGCCCATGCAGGACGCGGCGCGGATCGGCGCGGTCGAGGGTGTTGACGGGGCAGAGGTGGAGAGACTGGCATGA
- a CDS encoding terminase large subunit domain-containing protein — protein MERKAASGAPAGALIAPHDGPLAWFGVGVVIEGWTRDGFRWPAHPRVSDWRYVARAGQLPPEGDWSTWLVMAGRGFGKTRTGAEWVQSVAIAHPGSRIAMIGATAADVKAVMVFGEAGLMAVAPPAGRPKWKSDDARLEWPGGSVAETFGAVNPEMVRGHAFDFAWCDELAHWRHPEAVWANLKLALRRGNRPRVLVSTTPKPMGLLRALLKDDRIAVSRGGTRENVANLPAAYLEEVYAAFDGREIGRQELDGELLSQVPGALWSLDMIAAGRKPMDVAAKRVLVGVDPPATDGTCGIVVVALGADDEAYVLADCSIADVMPTGWGRAVLAAVADYRADAVVIETNMGGRMVADVLRQMDAGVKVIEVRAAAGKVARAEPLEVPYRAGRVHHTRIFEALEAEMCGMVVGGGYAGPGRSPDRADALVWGLTELLRLEVKGPRVVGL, from the coding sequence ATGGAACGGAAGGCCGCTTCGGGCGCGCCGGCGGGCGCCCTGATCGCGCCGCACGACGGGCCATTGGCGTGGTTCGGGGTGGGGGTGGTGATCGAGGGCTGGACGCGGGACGGGTTCCGCTGGCCGGCGCATCCGCGGGTATCGGACTGGCGCTATGTCGCGCGGGCCGGGCAACTGCCGCCGGAAGGCGACTGGTCGACCTGGCTGGTGATGGCGGGGCGCGGGTTCGGCAAGACGCGGACCGGTGCCGAATGGGTGCAGAGCGTGGCGATCGCGCATCCGGGGAGCCGGATCGCGATGATCGGGGCGACGGCGGCGGATGTGAAGGCGGTGATGGTGTTCGGCGAGGCCGGGCTGATGGCGGTGGCGCCGCCGGCGGGACGGCCGAAGTGGAAGAGCGACGATGCGCGGCTGGAATGGCCGGGCGGGTCGGTGGCGGAGACGTTCGGGGCGGTCAATCCCGAGATGGTGCGGGGCCATGCGTTCGATTTCGCCTGGTGCGACGAGCTGGCGCATTGGCGCCACCCGGAGGCGGTGTGGGCGAATTTGAAGCTGGCGCTGCGGCGGGGGAACCGGCCGCGGGTGCTGGTCTCGACGACGCCGAAGCCGATGGGGTTGTTGCGGGCGCTGCTGAAGGATGACCGGATAGCGGTGTCGCGTGGGGGTACGCGGGAGAATGTGGCGAACCTGCCGGCGGCCTATCTGGAGGAGGTTTATGCGGCCTTCGATGGCCGGGAGATCGGGCGGCAGGAGCTGGATGGCGAGCTGCTGAGCCAGGTGCCGGGGGCGCTGTGGTCCCTGGACATGATCGCCGCGGGGCGGAAGCCGATGGACGTGGCGGCGAAGCGGGTGCTGGTGGGGGTGGACCCGCCGGCGACCGACGGCACCTGCGGCATCGTGGTGGTGGCGCTGGGCGCGGACGACGAGGCCTATGTGCTGGCGGATTGCAGCATTGCGGACGTGATGCCCACGGGCTGGGGCCGGGCGGTGCTGGCGGCGGTGGCGGACTATCGCGCCGACGCGGTGGTGATCGAGACCAACATGGGGGGGCGGATGGTGGCGGATGTGCTGCGGCAGATGGATGCGGGCGTGAAGGTGATCGAGGTGCGGGCGGCGGCGGGCAAGGTGGCGCGGGCGGAACCGCTGGAGGTGCCATACCGCGCGGGCCGGGTGCATCACACGCGGATTTTCGAGGCGCTGGAGGCCGAGATGTGCGGGATGGTGGTGGGCGGCGGCTATGCCGGGCCTGGCCGCTCGCCGGACCGGGCGGATGCGCTGGTGTGGGGGCTGACGGAATTGTTGCGGCTGGAGGTGAAGGGGCCGCGGGTGGTGGGTCTGTGA